Proteins from one Deinococcus actinosclerus genomic window:
- a CDS encoding DUF3293 domain-containing protein, whose translation MNAELRAAFLASAYGRAGERLHLTPAGPGASPDWAAAGQRWAILTAWNPGAQPTSADLNRARQAQLAAGAQPWAPLPGWNGEGAWREDTLILRGVPLPEAVRLGCLFGQAAVVWGVGRRAALVWLDGPVLTQRRWLTREPARVGR comes from the coding sequence ATGAACGCCGAGCTGCGCGCCGCTTTCCTGGCCAGCGCCTACGGCCGGGCCGGGGAGCGGCTGCACCTGACGCCGGCCGGGCCGGGCGCGTCCCCCGACTGGGCCGCAGCAGGGCAGCGCTGGGCGATCTTGACCGCCTGGAATCCGGGTGCTCAGCCCACGTCAGCTGACCTGAACAGGGCCCGGCAGGCCCAGCTGGCCGCCGGGGCGCAGCCCTGGGCACCCCTACCGGGCTGGAACGGCGAGGGCGCGTGGCGCGAGGACACCCTCATCCTGCGCGGCGTGCCGCTCCCCGAGGCCGTGCGTCTGGGCTGCCTCTTCGGGCAGGCGGCGGTGGTGTGGGGCGTGGGGCGCCGGGCAGCGCTGGTGTGGCTGGACGGTCCGGTGCTCACGCAGCGGCGCTGGCTGACCCGCGAGCCCGCACGCGTGGGCCGCTGA
- the truD gene encoding tRNA pseudouridine(13) synthase TruD, which translates to MSLVFDWSALRALTDGPGTGGVLRREPADFRVEEQPAYPLSGEGDFLFVQLEKTGHTTAHVLRELGTQLGVRDRDIGVAGLKDRHAVTTQWISLPAKYEARLPAFAMEGVRVLDTARHGNKLAIGHLSGNRFQVRVRGAAGGADEAARTLAELSARGVPNYFGPQRFGLGGLNAEEGLRVVRGESRVRDPRVRRFLTSALQSVVFNAFVSRRLERGVFDALLAGDMAKKHDTGGVFSVQDAAAETPRAQRGEVSATGTLFGRKVKPLTLDAGELEREVLEELGLSPEVFGSRKGDRRLTRVYPQEALVTPGEDGFTLSFTLPKGSFATSVLREVMKTSVDAAAPELDAEDGADEGGNA; encoded by the coding sequence GTGAGTCTGGTGTTTGACTGGTCGGCGCTGCGCGCCCTGACGGATGGCCCGGGAACCGGCGGGGTGCTGCGCCGTGAACCGGCCGATTTCCGCGTGGAGGAGCAGCCCGCCTACCCCTTGAGCGGCGAGGGGGACTTCCTGTTCGTGCAGCTGGAGAAGACCGGGCACACCACGGCGCATGTCCTGCGTGAGCTGGGCACGCAGCTGGGTGTGCGCGACCGGGACATCGGCGTGGCGGGGCTGAAAGACCGGCACGCGGTGACGACCCAGTGGATCAGCCTGCCCGCCAAGTACGAGGCCCGGCTGCCGGCCTTCGCGATGGAGGGCGTGCGGGTGCTGGACACGGCGCGGCACGGCAACAAGCTGGCCATCGGGCACCTGAGCGGCAACCGCTTTCAGGTGCGGGTGCGCGGCGCCGCCGGAGGAGCGGACGAGGCGGCGCGCACGCTGGCCGAGCTGAGTGCGCGCGGCGTGCCGAACTACTTCGGGCCGCAGCGCTTCGGGCTGGGTGGCCTGAACGCCGAGGAGGGCCTGCGGGTCGTGCGGGGCGAGTCGCGCGTGCGTGACCCCCGGGTGCGCCGCTTCCTGACGAGTGCGCTTCAGAGCGTGGTGTTCAACGCCTTCGTGAGCCGCCGCCTGGAACGCGGGGTGTTCGACGCCCTGCTGGCCGGGGACATGGCGAAGAAACACGACACGGGCGGGGTCTTCAGCGTGCAGGACGCGGCGGCCGAGACCCCGCGCGCCCAGCGGGGTGAGGTGAGTGCCACGGGCACGCTGTTCGGCCGCAAGGTCAAGCCGCTGACCCTGGACGCCGGTGAGCTGGAGCGCGAGGTGCTGGAGGAACTGGGCCTGAGCCCCGAGGTGTTCGGCAGCCGCAAGGGGGACCGCCGCCTGACCCGCGTGTATCCGCAGGAGGCGCTTGTGACGCCCGGGGAGGACGGCTTCACGCTGTCGTTCACGCTGCCCAAGGGGAGTTTCGCGACCAGCGTGCTGCGGGAGGTCATGAAGACCAGCGTGGACGCCGCCGCGCCCGAACTGGACGCCGAGGACGGCGCGGACGAAGGAGGGAATGCGTGA
- a CDS encoding NAD-dependent succinate-semialdehyde dehydrogenase gives MTTPPTDLSRDPATRSRAYFAGGWHALDRTFPVFHPGNGQLIGEVADCSAGDARQAIDAAERALRSWRRVNGYERGRVLRRWFELMLAHQEPLARLMTLEMGKPITETRGEVHYAASFIEWCAEEAGRIAGERVNLRFPHKRGLTVQEPVGIVYAVTPWNFPAGMITRKAAPALAAGCVMILKPAELSPMTALYLAELWLEAGGPPDTFQVLPTNDAPAFSQPLMADERVRKLTFTGSTEVGRLLYGQAARTIKRVSLELGGHAPVLVFDDADLEGAAREVIASKFRNAGQTCVCTNRVYVQRGVTEAFTRLLTEKTAALTVGDPLLDGTQVGPVVEQAGLDKIQAQVQDALARGARATTGGQATGGLYFQPTVLTDVHPDSVILREETFGPVAPVVVFDTEEEGLALANASEFGLAAYAYTRDLGRAFRVAEGLEYGIVGLNDGLPSANAPHIPFGGMKNSGVGREGGHWGLDEYLETKFISLSLV, from the coding sequence ATGACCACCCCACCCACTGACCTGTCCCGTGATCCCGCGACCCGTTCCCGCGCCTACTTCGCGGGTGGATGGCACGCGCTGGACCGCACCTTTCCCGTGTTCCATCCCGGCAACGGGCAGCTGATCGGGGAGGTGGCGGACTGCTCGGCGGGGGACGCCCGGCAGGCGATCGACGCGGCCGAGCGGGCCCTGCGGAGCTGGCGGCGCGTGAACGGCTACGAGCGCGGGCGGGTGCTGCGCCGCTGGTTCGAGCTGATGCTGGCGCACCAGGAGCCGCTGGCGCGCCTGATGACGCTGGAGATGGGCAAGCCGATCACCGAGACGCGCGGCGAGGTGCATTACGCGGCCAGTTTCATCGAGTGGTGCGCGGAGGAGGCCGGGCGCATCGCGGGCGAGCGGGTGAACCTGCGCTTTCCTCACAAGCGCGGCCTGACGGTGCAGGAGCCGGTGGGCATCGTGTACGCCGTGACCCCGTGGAACTTCCCGGCGGGCATGATCACGCGCAAGGCCGCCCCGGCGCTGGCGGCGGGCTGCGTGATGATCCTCAAGCCGGCCGAGCTGAGCCCCATGACAGCCCTGTACCTCGCGGAACTGTGGCTGGAGGCTGGGGGGCCGCCCGATACCTTCCAGGTGCTGCCCACGAATGACGCCCCGGCGTTCTCGCAGCCGCTGATGGCGGACGAGCGGGTCCGGAAACTGACCTTCACGGGCAGCACCGAGGTGGGGCGGCTGCTGTACGGTCAGGCCGCGCGGACGATCAAGCGCGTCAGCCTGGAACTGGGCGGGCACGCGCCTGTGCTGGTGTTCGACGACGCCGATCTGGAGGGCGCGGCCCGCGAGGTGATCGCCAGCAAGTTCCGCAACGCCGGGCAGACCTGCGTGTGCACGAACCGGGTGTACGTGCAGCGCGGCGTGACCGAGGCCTTCACGCGCCTGCTGACCGAGAAGACGGCGGCGCTGACGGTGGGTGACCCGCTGCTGGACGGCACGCAGGTGGGCCCGGTGGTGGAGCAGGCGGGCCTGGACAAGATCCAGGCGCAGGTGCAGGACGCCCTGGCGCGCGGCGCGCGGGCCACGACGGGGGGGCAGGCGACGGGCGGACTGTACTTCCAGCCGACGGTCCTCACGGACGTGCATCCGGACAGCGTGATCCTGCGCGAGGAGACGTTCGGGCCGGTGGCGCCTGTGGTGGTGTTCGACACCGAGGAGGAGGGGCTGGCCCTGGCGAACGCGTCCGAGTTCGGGCTGGCCGCGTACGCGTACACGCGGGACCTGGGCCGCGCCTTCCGCGTCGCGGAGGGGCTGGAGTACGGCATCGTGGGCCTGAACGACGGTCTGCCCAGCGCGAACGCGCCGCACATTCCCTTCGGCGGCATGAAGAACAGCGGCGTGGGCCGTGAGGGCGGCCACTGGGGCCTGGACGAGTACCTGGAAACGAAGTTCATCAGTCTGTCGCTGGTGTAA
- a CDS encoding ABC transporter ATP-binding protein translates to MVRAGYGSLLKPVAPTRRVRAGTRRGGQSYLPVMLPATAPILAASPFTLEVAGRPLAHVPDLHALPGEVLHLCGPNGAGKTTLLRVLAGERAGGEVRVLGSAPGSRGARADTAWVPTDAALPDDLTVAEGLTFLAALWSRPAAPLLALAQSLGLSRWLDAWPAELSRGTRQKVALSGALGLGCALTLLDEPFGTLDTASRAALLDAVRARARAGGALVVTTHGEELTGLPVRRVTLEPA, encoded by the coding sequence ATGGTGCGTGCAGGATACGGCAGCCTCCTGAAGCCGGTGGCACCGACACGCCGGGTGAGGGCCGGAACGCGGCGCGGCGGGCAGTCGTACCTGCCCGTGATGCTGCCCGCCACTGCGCCGATCCTCGCCGCCTCGCCGTTCACGCTGGAGGTCGCGGGGCGGCCCCTCGCGCACGTGCCGGACCTGCACGCCCTGCCGGGCGAGGTGCTGCACCTGTGCGGCCCGAACGGGGCGGGCAAGACGACCCTGCTGCGCGTCCTGGCCGGGGAGCGCGCGGGCGGCGAGGTACGGGTGCTGGGCAGCGCGCCGGGTTCGCGGGGCGCGCGGGCGGACACGGCGTGGGTGCCGACGGACGCGGCCCTGCCGGACGACCTGACGGTCGCGGAGGGCCTGACGTTCCTGGCGGCGCTGTGGTCGCGCCCGGCCGCGCCGCTGCTGGCGCTGGCGCAGTCGCTGGGGCTGTCCCGGTGGCTGGACGCGTGGCCGGCCGAACTGTCACGCGGCACGCGGCAGAAGGTCGCGCTGAGTGGCGCGCTGGGGCTGGGCTGCGCGCTGACGCTGCTGGACGAACCGTTCGGGACGCTGGACACCGCCTCTCGCGCGGCGCTGCTGGACGCCGTCCGGGCGCGCGCCAGGGCGGGCGGGGCGCTGGTCGTCACCACGCACGGTGAGGAACTGACGGGCCTGCCGGTGCGCCGCGTGACGCTGGAGCCCGCGTGA
- a CDS encoding endonuclease/exonuclease/phosphatase family protein translates to MNRILTRWLPRLLAGLILLVAVLAGAVYALTDHPRPEQAAELTCPAQTPTLKAGQRVRVMNWNVQYLAGRGYVFFYDTLAGDGPDTRPSPQSIARTLDEVTQAIRQENPDLVLLQEVDRDSRRTDYADQLALIQAKLGGAYPCSAATYYHRATFVPHPKIMGRVGLSLVTLSRYRVDSATRYQLPRICGDPVTVAFNFKRAVLGVTLPVQGGQPLSAFNTHMDAFAQGCPTMQHQVAYVRDLLGRTPAPWVIGGDFNLLGTRAAYDRLRDREKAYFNPDTELAPLTASYASFPSPAQIDSGDRAFITHYPNDPAVGKADRTIDYYFYSAGLKHGAERVRQDDPKISDHYALLTTLTLP, encoded by the coding sequence ATGAACCGAATCCTGACGCGGTGGCTGCCGCGCCTGCTGGCTGGCCTGATCCTGCTGGTCGCCGTGCTGGCGGGCGCCGTGTACGCCCTGACCGACCACCCGAGACCCGAGCAGGCCGCCGAGCTGACCTGCCCGGCGCAGACCCCCACGCTGAAGGCCGGGCAGCGCGTGCGCGTCATGAACTGGAACGTGCAGTACCTCGCCGGGCGCGGGTACGTGTTCTTTTACGACACCCTCGCCGGGGACGGCCCCGACACCCGCCCCAGCCCCCAGAGCATCGCCCGCACGCTGGACGAGGTCACGCAGGCGATCCGCCAGGAGAACCCGGATCTGGTCCTGCTGCAGGAAGTGGACCGGGACAGCAGGCGCACCGACTACGCCGATCAGCTGGCCCTGATCCAGGCGAAACTGGGCGGTGCGTACCCGTGCTCGGCCGCCACGTACTACCACCGCGCGACCTTCGTGCCGCACCCGAAGATCATGGGCCGCGTGGGCCTGAGCCTCGTGACGCTCAGCCGCTACCGCGTGGACAGCGCCACCCGCTATCAGCTGCCCCGCATCTGCGGCGACCCCGTGACCGTCGCGTTCAACTTCAAGCGCGCCGTGCTGGGCGTCACCCTGCCCGTGCAGGGCGGCCAGCCCCTGAGTGCCTTCAACACCCACATGGACGCCTTCGCGCAGGGCTGCCCCACCATGCAGCACCAGGTGGCCTACGTCCGCGACCTGCTGGGGCGCACGCCCGCCCCCTGGGTGATCGGCGGGGACTTCAACCTGCTGGGCACCCGCGCCGCGTACGACCGCCTGCGCGACCGCGAGAAGGCGTACTTCAACCCCGACACCGAACTCGCTCCACTGACCGCCAGCTACGCGTCGTTCCCCAGCCCCGCGCAGATCGACAGCGGCGACCGCGCGTTCATCACCCACTACCCCAACGACCCCGCCGTCGGGAAAGCCGACCGCACCATCGACTACTACTTCTACTCGGCGGGCCTGAAACATGGCGCCGAACGCGTCCGGCAGGACGACCCCAAGATCAGCGACCACTACGCGCTGCTGACCACCCTCACCCTGCCCTGA